A genomic region of Jaculus jaculus isolate mJacJac1 chromosome 10, mJacJac1.mat.Y.cur, whole genome shotgun sequence contains the following coding sequences:
- the Gcnt3 gene encoding beta-1,3-galactosyl-O-glycosyl-glycoprotein beta-1,6-N-acetylglucosaminyltransferase 3 yields the protein MLAWRRLCWRYHLWTVGCYVLLAIVALRLSLRLKCDFSHVDLDSRELQSQRCRDVLYRSLKLPANRSINCSGVTRGEREAVLQALLNNLEVRQKRQPFTDDHYLAMTANCELFRTQRKFIQFPLSREEADFPIAYSMVVHEKIESFERLLRALYAPQNIYCVHVDHKSPESFAKAVRAIASCFPNVFVASKLVTVVYASWSRVQADLNCMEDLLRSPVPWKYFLNTCGTDFPIKTNAEMVQALKLLKGRSSMESEVPTAYKRNRWRYRYVVGGALTLSVTGQEKTPPPHNVTMFTGNAYIVASRDFIQHSLNHPKSQQLIEWAKDTYSPDEHLWATLQRASWMPGSLPSHHKFDTSDMMSIARLVKWQNHEGDISHGAPYSPCSGIHQRAVCIFGSGDLHWILQNHHLLANKFDPKVDDNALQCLEEYLRYKAILRAEP from the coding sequence ATGCTTGCGTGGAGGAGGCTCTGCTGGCGCTATCACTTGTGGACCGTGGGCTGCTACGTGCTGCTGGCCATCGTGGCTCTGAGACTCTCCCTAAGGCTCAAGTGTGATTTTAGCCACGTGGATCTGGACTCCAGGGAGCTTCAGAGCCAGCGCTGCAGGGACGTCTTGTACAGGTCCCTGAAGCTGCCCGCAAACAGGTCCATCAACTGCTCCGGGGTCACCCGGGGAGAGCGGGAGGCCGTGCTCCAGGCTCTGCTCAACAACTTGGAGGTCAGGCAGAAGCGGCAGCCCTTCACCGATGACCACTACCTGGCCATGACCGCCAACTGCGAGCTCTTCAGGACCCAGAGGAAATTCATCCAGTTCCCCCTGAGCAGGGAAGAGGCTGACTTCCCCATCGCCTACTCCATGGTGGTTCACGAGAAGATCGAGAGCTTTGAGAGGCTGCTGCGAGCTTTGTACGCCCCTCAGAACATCTACTGCGTCCACGTGGATCACAAGTCCCCAGAGTCCTTCGCAAAGGCTGTCAGGGCCATTGCCTCCTGCTTCCCCAACGTCTTCGTGGCCAGTAAGCTGGTCACAGTGGTCTATGCCTCGTGGTCCAGggtgcaggctgacctcaacTGCATGGAAGACTTGCTCCGAAGCCCCGTGCCCTGGAAGTACTTTCTGAACACCTGCGGGACAGACTTCCCCATCAAGACCAATGCCGAGATGGTCCAGGCCCTCAAGTTATTGAAAGGCAGGAGCAGCATGGAGTCGGAGGTGCCCACTGCCTACAAAAGAAACCGCTGGAGGTACCGCTACGTGGTGGGAGGCGCGCTGACCCTGTCCGTCACCGGCCAGGAGAAGACCCCGCCCCCTCACAATGTCACCATGTTCACTGGCAATGCCTACATAGTGGCTTCTCGAGACTTCATCCAGCACTCCTTGAACCATCCCAAATCCCAACAACTGATTGAATGGGCAAAAGATACCTACAGCCCGGATGAGCACCTCTGGGCCACCCTTCAGCGTGCCTCGTGGATGCCTGGTTCTCTGCCCTCACACCACAAGTTTGACACGTCCGACATGATGTCCATTGCCAGGCTGGTCAAGTGGCAAAACCACGAGGGAGACATCAGTCACGGGGCGCCTTACTCCCCTTGCTCTGGCATCCACCAGAGGGCGGTCTGCATCTTTGGGTCTGGGGACCTGCACTGGATTCTCCAAAACCACCACCTGCTGGCCAACAAGTTTGACCCAAAGGTGGACGATAACgccctgcagtgtctggaggagtacCTACGTTACAAGGCCATCCTCAGGGCTGAGCCGTGA